From a single Kitasatospora azatica KCTC 9699 genomic region:
- a CDS encoding zf-HC2 domain-containing protein, which yields MNTEQHQQSAGLLGAYVLGALEAADLASVERHLLDCPPCRQEVAELQDLERALGEVPPELLVDGPPEGGDLLLQRTLRQARSERGTQHRRRWALVGVAAVVAAAAVLTGGVLLGRATTPATPPVAVGPAPSVSVTPPPAGTRTASATDQSTGARMTLTVTPAAGWVRVSAAVTGVPAGQRCRLVVNGKDGTATDAGSWLVSPAGAKSGTSLDGSALVAPAEVSSVSVVNDAGQTFVTVPL from the coding sequence ATGAACACCGAGCAGCACCAGCAGAGCGCGGGGCTCCTCGGCGCCTACGTCCTCGGCGCGTTGGAGGCGGCGGACCTGGCGTCGGTCGAGCGGCACCTGCTCGACTGCCCGCCCTGCCGGCAGGAGGTGGCCGAATTGCAGGATCTGGAACGAGCGTTGGGCGAGGTGCCGCCCGAGCTACTGGTGGACGGGCCGCCCGAGGGTGGTGACCTGCTGCTGCAGCGCACCCTGCGGCAGGCCCGCAGCGAACGCGGCACGCAACACCGCCGCCGCTGGGCGCTGGTCGGCGTGGCGGCGGTGGTCGCGGCCGCGGCCGTGCTGACCGGCGGCGTGCTGCTGGGCCGGGCGACGACTCCCGCAACGCCGCCCGTCGCGGTCGGCCCGGCGCCGTCGGTGTCGGTGACGCCGCCCCCGGCCGGCACCCGGACGGCCTCGGCGACCGACCAGTCGACGGGCGCCCGGATGACCCTGACGGTCACTCCGGCGGCGGGCTGGGTGCGGGTGAGCGCGGCCGTCACCGGCGTCCCCGCCGGTCAGCGCTGCCGCCTGGTGGTCAACGGCAAGGACGGGACGGCCACCGACGCGGGCAGCTGGCTGGTCTCCCCGGCCGGTGCCAAGTCCGGTACCTCGCTGGACGGATCGGCGCTGGTCGCGCCCGCCGAGGTCAGCTCGGTGTCGGTGGTGAACGACGCGGGGCAGACCTTCGTGACGGTCCCGCTGTAG
- a CDS encoding COG4315 family predicted lipoprotein produces MGQARLAATSVAAVALLVAVCGGCSSSTKTSTAASSSPSAAASASGYATGGASASASVTGAGAVISVAAAGKFPGILVDSAGWTLYLFEKDTSATSTCTDACAASWPPVTTTDAPTAGSGADQALLSTSVRPDGRTQVVYNGHPLYRFTGDATKGDTSGEGSTAFGAKWFVVDAKGNKVEGS; encoded by the coding sequence ATGGGACAAGCCCGCCTGGCCGCCACCTCGGTCGCCGCCGTCGCCCTGCTGGTAGCCGTCTGCGGTGGCTGTTCCAGCAGCACGAAGACGTCGACCGCCGCGAGCAGCTCGCCGTCGGCCGCCGCGTCGGCCTCCGGATACGCGACGGGTGGTGCGAGCGCCAGTGCGAGTGTGACGGGCGCCGGCGCCGTCATCTCGGTGGCCGCGGCCGGGAAGTTCCCCGGGATCCTGGTCGACTCCGCCGGCTGGACGCTGTACCTGTTCGAGAAGGACACCTCGGCGACCTCCACCTGCACCGACGCCTGCGCGGCGTCCTGGCCGCCGGTGACCACGACCGACGCACCCACGGCCGGGAGCGGCGCCGACCAGGCGCTGCTGAGCACCAGCGTCCGGCCCGACGGCAGGACCCAGGTCGTCTACAACGGCCACCCGCTGTACCGCTTCACCGGGGACGCGACGAAGGGTGACACCTCGGGCGAGGGGTCGACCGCGTTCGGTGCCAAGTGGTTCGTGGTCGACGCCAAGGGCAACAAGGTCGAGGGCAGCTGA
- a CDS encoding LysR family transcriptional regulator: METRELRYFVAVAEELHFGRAALRLGIAQPPLSRAIQRLERRLGAALLDRTSRSVTLTEAGSVLLVEGRAALDAVDAAERRTRRAALSATGRPGLALVTKASASRELLAKLLDAYAAEPGAVPIEVILCGPAEQQRLLREGRADVALLHRPFDSTAGFHTEELSTEGQVVVLPAGHPLTTRAHVRMADITDLPGLPLPRWPDPDGSYPPGPGPQVRDHAQLLQLVALGRACAVSPESCRAQLHGDLAAVPVLDAPTVTTVIAWPPHSRSRAVADLVRTATRL, encoded by the coding sequence ATGGAGACCCGGGAACTGCGATATTTCGTCGCTGTCGCCGAAGAGTTGCACTTCGGGCGCGCCGCACTGCGACTCGGGATCGCGCAGCCGCCGCTGTCACGGGCGATCCAGCGGCTCGAACGCCGGCTCGGGGCAGCGCTGCTGGATCGGACCAGCCGCAGCGTCACGCTGACCGAGGCCGGCTCGGTGCTGTTGGTCGAGGGCCGAGCGGCCCTCGACGCGGTCGACGCTGCCGAGCGCCGGACCCGCCGCGCCGCCCTCTCCGCGACCGGCCGGCCCGGCCTGGCGCTGGTCACGAAAGCCAGCGCGTCCCGCGAACTGCTGGCGAAACTGCTCGACGCGTACGCCGCCGAACCCGGCGCGGTCCCCATCGAGGTCATCCTGTGCGGCCCGGCCGAGCAGCAACGACTCCTGCGCGAGGGCCGGGCCGACGTGGCGCTGCTGCACCGGCCGTTCGACTCGACGGCCGGGTTCCACACCGAGGAACTCAGCACGGAGGGCCAGGTGGTGGTCCTGCCGGCCGGGCATCCGCTCACCACCCGGGCCCATGTGCGGATGGCCGACATCACCGATCTCCCGGGCCTGCCCCTGCCACGCTGGCCCGACCCCGACGGCAGCTACCCTCCCGGCCCCGGCCCCCAAGTCCGCGACCACGCGCAGTTGTTGCAGCTCGTCGCGCTCGGCCGGGCCTGCGCGGTCTCGCCGGAGTCGTGCCGAGCCCAACTGCACGGTGACCTCGCCGCCGTACCCGTGCTGGACGCGCCGACCGTCACCACCGTGATCGCCTGGCCACCGCACAGCCGATCCAGAGCCGTCGCCGACCTCGTCCGAACTGCGACCCGCCTCTAG
- a CDS encoding DUF1996 domain-containing protein: protein MALPVGTLLCVVLALGLLTVHLWPKPPGSPDYVRITEVGAEPPTGPPGPDASTGSYTEDCGRNQQQHRNTDNVVISPGNVGGAHHVHDYVGNLSTNALSTDQTLAAAGTSCVGGDLSSYYWPVLRRTDRGASPDSQDDEHGNSGEILDPESVSVEFLGNPWSQVVPMPRFLRLLEGDPTAGTDGGAQGHARWGCSGFPDRATTRYPLCPGSSLLTRTLDFPSCWDGRSTDSSDHRTQAVFPGPSGVCPRDTFAIPHLRVTVGYRPPPGRAFALDAFPEQQHDPTTDHGVFIDVMTDSRMASVVACLNQNRNCRESG from the coding sequence ATGGCGCTACCCGTCGGCACCCTGCTCTGCGTGGTGCTGGCGCTCGGCCTCCTGACGGTGCACCTGTGGCCGAAGCCGCCGGGCTCCCCGGACTACGTCCGGATCACCGAGGTCGGCGCCGAGCCGCCGACCGGACCGCCCGGCCCGGACGCGTCCACCGGCTCGTACACCGAGGACTGCGGGCGCAACCAGCAGCAGCACCGCAACACCGACAACGTGGTGATCTCACCGGGCAACGTCGGCGGCGCCCACCACGTGCACGACTACGTGGGCAACCTGTCCACCAACGCGCTGTCCACCGACCAGACCCTGGCCGCCGCCGGGACCAGCTGTGTCGGCGGCGATCTCTCCAGCTACTACTGGCCGGTGCTGCGCCGCACCGACCGCGGCGCCTCACCGGACAGCCAGGACGACGAGCACGGCAACAGCGGTGAGATCCTCGACCCCGAGTCGGTCTCCGTCGAGTTCCTCGGCAACCCGTGGAGCCAGGTCGTCCCGATGCCGCGCTTCCTGCGACTGCTGGAGGGCGACCCGACGGCGGGCACCGACGGCGGCGCCCAGGGCCATGCGCGGTGGGGCTGCAGCGGGTTCCCGGACCGGGCGACCACCCGCTACCCGCTCTGCCCCGGCAGCAGCCTGCTCACCCGCACCCTGGACTTCCCGAGCTGCTGGGACGGGCGCAGCACGGACAGTTCGGACCACCGCACCCAGGCGGTGTTCCCCGGCCCCTCGGGCGTCTGCCCGCGCGACACCTTCGCGATCCCGCACCTGCGGGTGACCGTCGGCTACCGGCCGCCGCCGGGCCGGGCGTTCGCACTGGACGCCTTCCCCGAGCAGCAGCACGACCCGACCACCGACCACGGGGTGTTCATCGACGTGATGACCGACAGTCGGATGGCGTCCGTGGTCGCCTGCCTGAACCAGAACCGCAACTGCCGGGAATCCGGTTGA
- a CDS encoding OsmC family protein: protein MLIRGGARPGPTASGRVAWHWRVGRTGEVRASDGVLDELLAVPKEMGGPGGDRTNPEQLVAAGYASGFHNGLRLIGGQQKVKLGESTVRSTVSLIALDNGGFSLKVALAAHLPGLEATV, encoded by the coding sequence GTGCTGATCCGCGGGGGTGCGCGGCCGGGGCCCACCGCCTCGGGCCGCGTTGCCTGGCACTGGCGCGTCGGGCGCACCGGAGAGGTCCGCGCCTCCGACGGGGTGCTCGACGAACTCCTCGCGGTCCCCAAGGAGATGGGCGGGCCCGGCGGCGACAGGACCAACCCCGAGCAGCTCGTCGCCGCCGGCTACGCCTCCGGCTTCCACAACGGGCTGCGCCTGATAGGAGGTCAGCAGAAGGTGAAGCTGGGCGAGTCGACCGTCAGGTCCACGGTGAGCCTGATCGCCCTGGACAACGGGGGCTTCTCCCTGAAGGTCGCACTGGCGGCACACCTGCCCGGGCTCGAAGCGACAGTCTGA
- a CDS encoding sigma-70 family RNA polymerase sigma factor has protein sequence MAGTRSSARQGAADEALIRTLYEQHGGALLAYAVRLTGDRAAAEDVVQETLIRAWRNPDVLTNNRGSVRGWLLTVERNLITDRFRARAARPAEVAEVSEELATVPVAHDHADTVVESLVMTEALDQLSADHRAVLRSIYFQRLSVAETAEQLGIPAGTVKSRAHYALRALKQSYTGRAGTLKEAAV, from the coding sequence ATGGCAGGAACCCGATCCAGCGCCCGGCAGGGCGCAGCCGACGAGGCGTTGATCCGGACGCTGTACGAGCAGCACGGCGGCGCGCTGCTCGCCTATGCCGTCCGGTTGACCGGTGACCGGGCGGCGGCCGAGGACGTGGTTCAGGAGACCCTGATCCGCGCCTGGCGCAACCCCGATGTACTGACCAACAACCGAGGCTCGGTCCGTGGTTGGCTGCTGACGGTGGAACGCAACCTGATCACCGACCGGTTCCGGGCCCGGGCGGCGCGGCCGGCCGAGGTCGCCGAGGTGTCGGAGGAGCTGGCCACCGTGCCGGTGGCGCACGACCACGCGGACACCGTGGTGGAGTCGCTGGTGATGACGGAGGCGCTGGACCAGCTGTCCGCCGACCATCGCGCGGTGCTGCGGTCGATCTACTTCCAACGGTTGTCGGTCGCCGAGACGGCCGAGCAGTTGGGGATACCGGCGGGGACGGTCAAGTCCCGTGCACATTACGCGCTGCGGGCGCTGAAGCAGTCGTACACCGGGCGGGCTGGGACGTTGAAGGAGGCAGCGGTATGA
- a CDS encoding MBL fold metallo-hydrolase has protein sequence MPVHKVRTDVSVLSDSLEVPGIGHIPVNAFVLGAAEPVVVDTGLGLPDRNFLETLGSVLEPADVRWIWLTHPDRDHTGGIFDLLAAAPRARVVTTFIGVGIMSCERQLPLDRVYLLNPGQSLDVGDRTLTGFRPPLFDNPATVGFFDDSTGVCFSSDCFGGPMPSAELAQATDVRALDPEDLRAAQLLWASVDSPWLENVDERRFRASFGTLRDREPELVLSTHLPSAPGITGPMIDTLSSAAGRSPFLGPDQAALEQMLAGFEPAAGGR, from the coding sequence ATGCCGGTGCACAAGGTCCGAACGGACGTCAGCGTCCTGAGCGACAGTCTCGAGGTGCCCGGCATCGGGCACATTCCCGTCAACGCCTTCGTTCTGGGGGCCGCCGAGCCGGTCGTCGTCGACACCGGACTGGGGCTGCCGGACCGGAACTTCCTGGAGACGCTCGGTTCGGTGCTGGAGCCCGCCGACGTGCGCTGGATCTGGCTCACCCACCCGGACCGGGACCACACCGGCGGCATCTTCGACCTGCTGGCGGCGGCGCCGCGGGCCCGCGTCGTGACCACGTTCATCGGCGTCGGAATCATGTCCTGCGAGCGGCAGTTGCCGCTGGACCGGGTGTACCTGCTCAACCCGGGGCAGTCGCTGGACGTCGGCGACCGCACCCTCACCGGGTTCCGGCCGCCGCTGTTCGACAACCCGGCCACGGTCGGCTTCTTCGACGACTCCACCGGGGTCTGCTTCAGCTCGGACTGCTTCGGTGGTCCGATGCCCAGTGCGGAGCTGGCGCAGGCCACCGACGTCCGGGCGCTCGACCCCGAGGATCTGCGGGCGGCGCAGCTGCTCTGGGCGAGCGTGGACAGTCCCTGGTTGGAGAACGTGGACGAGCGACGGTTCCGCGCCTCCTTCGGGACGCTGCGGGACCGGGAACCGGAGCTCGTCCTCTCCACCCACCTGCCGTCGGCTCCGGGGATCACCGGACCGATGATCGACACGCTGAGTTCGGCGGCCGGCCGCTCCCCCTTCCTCGGACCGGACCAGGCGGCGCTGGAGCAGATGCTGGCCGGCTTCGAGCCCGCAGCGGGCGGCCGCTGA
- a CDS encoding SsgA family sporulation/cell division regulator, with product MSGNSSEVTAQVELDLLVPGLDDRICLLSTWAYDARDPLAVHVDFMLPFGGTQRWTFARELLTEGLDVPAGGGDVLIEPEEDHDHVLVLLRGTNGSAVLRAEEHPLREFLDRSYASVPSGSERCADELERWLDEFVTGEPPEDRL from the coding sequence ATGAGCGGCAACAGTTCGGAGGTGACGGCCCAGGTTGAACTGGACCTGTTGGTGCCGGGGCTGGACGACCGGATCTGCCTGCTCTCCACCTGGGCCTACGACGCCCGTGACCCGCTGGCCGTGCACGTCGACTTCATGCTGCCGTTCGGTGGGACCCAGCGCTGGACCTTCGCCCGTGAGCTGCTCACCGAGGGCCTGGACGTACCGGCCGGCGGCGGCGACGTGCTGATCGAGCCGGAGGAGGACCACGACCACGTGCTGGTGCTGCTGCGCGGCACCAACGGCTCAGCCGTGCTGCGGGCCGAGGAGCACCCGCTGCGCGAGTTCCTGGACCGCAGCTACGCCAGCGTCCCGTCCGGCAGTGAGCGCTGCGCGGACGAGCTGGAGCGCTGGCTGGACGAGTTCGTGACCGGGGAGCCGCCCGAAGACCGGCTGTGA
- a CDS encoding SDR family NAD(P)-dependent oxidoreductase: MSERTIALVTGANKGIGYEIAAGLGALGWSVGVGARDDQRREAAVERLRAVGVDAFGVPLDVTDDASATAAARLIEEQAGRLDVLVNNAAIAGGAPQEPTRVDPATIRTVVETNVIGVIRVTNAMMPLLRRSAAPRIVNMSSSVGSLTRQAGPAAELTTGPVAVAYAPSKTFLNAVTLQYARELRGTNILINAGCPGYVATDLNGFRGVRTPEQGAAIAIKLATLPEDGPTGQFFEDAGEVPW, encoded by the coding sequence ATGAGCGAACGAACGATTGCGCTGGTCACCGGCGCGAACAAGGGAATTGGCTACGAGATCGCCGCAGGCCTGGGCGCCCTCGGCTGGAGCGTCGGAGTCGGCGCCCGCGACGATCAGCGCCGTGAGGCCGCGGTGGAGCGGCTGCGCGCGGTCGGCGTCGACGCGTTCGGCGTACCGCTGGACGTCACCGACGACGCGAGCGCGACCGCCGCCGCACGGCTGATCGAGGAACAGGCCGGGCGCCTCGACGTGCTGGTCAACAACGCCGCCATCGCCGGCGGCGCGCCCCAGGAGCCCACCCGGGTCGACCCCGCCACCATCCGCACGGTCGTGGAGACCAACGTGATCGGCGTCATCCGCGTCACCAATGCGATGATGCCGCTGCTGCGCCGCTCCGCCGCACCGCGGATCGTGAACATGTCCAGCAGTGTCGGCTCGCTCACCCGGCAGGCGGGACCCGCCGCCGAGCTGACGACGGGTCCGGTGGCCGTGGCGTACGCGCCGTCGAAGACGTTCCTGAACGCCGTCACCCTCCAGTACGCCCGGGAGCTGCGCGGCACGAACATCCTGATCAACGCCGGCTGCCCCGGCTACGTCGCGACCGACCTCAACGGCTTCCGCGGCGTGCGCACCCCGGAACAGGGCGCGGCGATCGCCATCAAGCTCGCGACCCTGCCCGAGGACGGCCCGACCGGCCAGTTCTTCGAGGACGCCGGCGAAGTGCCCTGGTGA
- a CDS encoding cytochrome P450, with product MILDQTRVNRIFLPETYADGVPYELLQELRASSPVCWVEEPAVGAWPAGPGYWAVLRHADVKHVLRTPEVFSSQLGATQIRDPDTAADLDFARTMMLNQDPPEHSRLRRIVAAAFTPRALGELAAAIERCAREQVDSVRGLGRADFVQLAADLPVRTLAWILGVPEQDRQLLADWSNRVIGYQDADYADSRTVDPSRLTELGRTALAARPATRTTPDGRPVNPRSRAALADMFAYAHGLAADPLPGSLLSRMREGGLSTEEFETAFFLFAIAGNETVRNGLPGGLYTLLSHPDQYRLLVRRPELLASAVEEMLRFWPPVVDFRRTATQDVELADVRIRRGQKVVVYHGSANRDETVFPDPDRFDITRTPNDHVSFGYGPHFCLGAQLARMQLKAMIRTMLELPELALSSDGPPARLVSNFQNGLKSLPLCWQSCS from the coding sequence GTGATCCTCGATCAGACGCGGGTGAACCGGATCTTCCTGCCCGAGACATACGCCGACGGTGTGCCGTACGAGCTGCTGCAGGAGCTGCGGGCCTCGTCGCCGGTGTGCTGGGTGGAGGAACCGGCGGTGGGGGCGTGGCCGGCCGGGCCGGGGTACTGGGCGGTGCTGCGGCACGCGGACGTGAAGCACGTGCTGCGGACACCGGAGGTGTTCTCCTCGCAGCTGGGCGCGACCCAGATCCGTGACCCCGACACCGCGGCCGACCTGGACTTCGCCCGCACGATGATGCTCAACCAGGATCCGCCGGAGCACTCGCGGCTGCGCCGGATCGTGGCGGCCGCGTTCACGCCGCGGGCGTTGGGGGAGTTGGCCGCGGCGATCGAGAGGTGTGCCCGGGAGCAGGTCGATTCGGTGCGAGGGTTGGGCAGGGCGGACTTCGTTCAGCTGGCGGCGGACCTGCCGGTGCGCACGTTGGCCTGGATTCTGGGGGTGCCGGAGCAGGACCGGCAGTTGCTGGCGGACTGGTCGAATCGGGTGATCGGGTACCAGGACGCGGACTACGCCGACTCCCGTACCGTGGACCCGTCCCGTCTCACCGAACTCGGCCGCACCGCGCTCGCCGCCCGCCCCGCCACCCGCACGACCCCGGACGGCCGCCCGGTCAACCCCCGCTCCAGGGCCGCCCTGGCCGACATGTTCGCCTACGCCCACGGTCTCGCGGCCGACCCCCTGCCGGGCAGCCTGCTCTCCCGGATGCGCGAGGGCGGCCTGAGCACCGAGGAGTTCGAGACCGCGTTCTTCCTGTTCGCGATCGCCGGCAACGAGACCGTGCGCAACGGCCTCCCGGGTGGGCTGTACACGCTGCTCAGCCACCCGGACCAGTACCGGTTGCTGGTGCGGCGGCCCGAGTTGCTCGCCTCGGCCGTCGAGGAGATGCTGCGGTTCTGGCCGCCCGTGGTCGATTTCCGCCGTACTGCCACGCAGGACGTCGAACTGGCCGACGTCCGGATCCGGCGCGGTCAGAAGGTGGTCGTCTACCACGGCTCCGCCAACCGCGACGAGACCGTCTTCCCGGACCCGGACCGCTTCGACATCACCCGGACACCCAATGACCACGTCAGCTTCGGTTACGGCCCGCACTTCTGCCTGGGCGCCCAACTGGCCCGGATGCAGCTGAAGGCGATGATCCGGACCATGCTGGAGCTGCCCGAACTGGCCCTGTCCAGCGACGGTCCGCCGGCCCGGCTGGTGTCCAACTTCCAGAACGGGTTGAAGAGCTTGCCGCTGTGTTGGCAGAGCTGCTCCTGA
- a CDS encoding DUF6529 family protein: MAPLRVALWALLPIAVAAGLYWYGRAHTPDYTASLFGQRGSDANQLKAELGTALLGLAVIQLLLALWMYGRLPAVGPAPKPVRTAHRVTGLVAFLLSLPIAQHCLVAYGAQLTDSRVALHAVTGCFLYGAFVAKVIVVRHRRLPGWALPVAGGVLICAIALVWYSAAFWYLNGYQAPGF; the protein is encoded by the coding sequence TTGGCTCCGCTTCGGGTGGCGCTGTGGGCGCTGCTGCCGATCGCGGTGGCGGCCGGGCTCTACTGGTACGGCCGGGCCCACACCCCCGACTACACCGCCAGCCTGTTCGGGCAGCGGGGCAGCGACGCCAACCAGCTGAAGGCCGAGCTGGGCACCGCCCTGCTCGGCCTGGCGGTGATCCAACTGCTGCTGGCACTGTGGATGTACGGGCGGTTGCCCGCCGTGGGCCCGGCCCCGAAGCCGGTGCGGACCGCGCACCGGGTCACCGGCCTGGTCGCCTTCCTGCTCTCGCTCCCGATCGCCCAGCACTGCCTGGTCGCCTACGGTGCGCAGTTGACCGACAGCCGGGTGGCCCTGCACGCGGTCACCGGCTGCTTCCTGTACGGCGCGTTCGTGGCCAAGGTGATCGTGGTGCGCCACCGCCGGCTGCCCGGTTGGGCCTTGCCGGTGGCGGGCGGCGTGCTGATCTGTGCGATCGCGCTGGTCTGGTACTCGGCCGCCTTCTGGTACTTGAACGGCTATCAGGCACCGGGCTTCTGA
- a CDS encoding SpoIIE family protein phosphatase, whose amino-acid sequence MLAAAVRKAVQSSDSYGCLIYLRSRDRRALQLSAVAGVPVSLVGAFQRVSAGSALPGAVAYRTGRTVALSGPEETMRRFPQLLVGLPYAFASLYVPISSGSESYGVLCALWPASAHGMVPSARRHLRTLANRLGAALAALAESGEQVESDDSPAIVELPAPPGPMAAIGLFEWNLSTDLLTADERAGALLGLSPQALVATSAELGRRLHPGDLATLRVAASTLRTDPNGGGEPLALRLRFTEEDGRTRTVQLWARALAANPRQLVGAVLDASWGEAAAAAIERLRHGVFSLDPDGWITCVNRATEMMLGVTRADLLGRHPWEALPWLADPTYEDRYRAAMLSQQPTSFLACRPPENWLAFSLYPDAHGVTGTVVPAAAPEHGPARGPTAAGHSPPGPPVPLQGPPAGLQTSVPAGPGSMYHLMQLASLLTQAVTVREVCETVAEQILPAFGGQQLAIYVVRDNRLHLSFQSGYPDGFLDRFEGTPMRARLPGVEALSTGSPIFFESVDELAAAYPGIALDERSAWAFLPLIASGRPVGSCILGFEESRPFTPEERGVLTALGGLIAQALERARLYDTEFALARGLQHALLPNRLPEPPGLSIAARYLPGTSGMEIGGDWYDAIVTGDGVSLVIGDVEGHSVAAAATMGQLRSVVRAFATIQAGPEEVLARTNHLLAELDPGLLASCLLIQLDPAAGRARAARAGHLPPLLRHPDGRTEVLELPGGPLLGVDPAAEFPCSTLTLPAGSVLALYTDGLVEEPGAGIDQGIDRLRSALAHADPASLESLADRLVTPARRSTHRADDVALLLTRRER is encoded by the coding sequence CTGCTCGCTGCCGCAGTTCGCAAGGCCGTCCAGTCCAGCGATTCGTACGGCTGCCTGATCTACCTGCGCTCCCGGGACCGCCGCGCGCTGCAGCTCAGCGCCGTCGCCGGCGTCCCCGTCTCGCTGGTCGGAGCCTTCCAACGGGTGTCCGCCGGCAGTGCGCTGCCGGGCGCTGTCGCCTACCGGACCGGACGCACGGTCGCGCTCAGCGGCCCCGAGGAGACCATGCGCCGCTTCCCGCAGCTCCTGGTCGGCCTGCCCTACGCCTTCGCCTCCCTCTATGTACCGATCAGTAGCGGGTCGGAGAGCTACGGCGTGCTCTGCGCGCTCTGGCCCGCCTCCGCGCACGGCATGGTGCCCAGCGCCCGGCGTCACCTGCGCACTCTGGCCAACCGGCTGGGCGCCGCACTCGCCGCGTTGGCCGAGAGCGGCGAGCAGGTCGAGTCCGACGACAGCCCGGCCATCGTCGAACTGCCGGCGCCGCCCGGGCCGATGGCCGCCATCGGCCTGTTCGAGTGGAATCTCAGCACCGACCTGCTCACCGCCGACGAGCGGGCCGGCGCGCTGCTCGGGCTCTCCCCGCAGGCCCTGGTCGCCACGTCCGCAGAGCTCGGCCGCCGGCTCCACCCCGGCGACCTCGCCACCCTGCGGGTCGCCGCGTCCACCCTGCGCACCGACCCGAACGGCGGCGGTGAACCACTCGCGCTGCGGCTGCGGTTCACCGAGGAGGACGGGCGCACCCGTACCGTCCAGCTGTGGGCCCGCGCCCTCGCCGCCAACCCCCGTCAGCTGGTCGGGGCGGTGCTCGACGCCTCCTGGGGCGAGGCCGCGGCCGCCGCCATCGAGCGGCTGCGCCACGGCGTCTTCTCGCTCGACCCGGACGGCTGGATCACCTGCGTCAACCGGGCCACCGAGATGATGCTCGGCGTCACCCGCGCCGACCTGCTCGGCCGCCACCCCTGGGAGGCGCTGCCCTGGCTCGCCGATCCGACCTACGAGGACCGCTACCGGGCGGCGATGCTCTCCCAACAGCCCACCTCGTTCCTGGCCTGCCGCCCGCCGGAGAACTGGCTGGCCTTCTCGCTCTACCCCGACGCCCACGGGGTGACCGGCACGGTGGTCCCCGCCGCCGCCCCCGAGCACGGCCCCGCGCGCGGGCCCACTGCCGCCGGGCACTCGCCGCCCGGCCCGCCCGTCCCGCTGCAGGGCCCGCCGGCCGGTCTGCAGACGTCCGTGCCGGCCGGCCCCGGCTCGATGTACCACCTGATGCAGCTGGCCAGCCTGCTCACCCAGGCGGTCACCGTGCGCGAGGTGTGCGAGACGGTGGCCGAACAGATCCTGCCGGCCTTCGGCGGCCAGCAGCTGGCGATCTACGTGGTCCGCGACAACCGGCTCCACCTGTCCTTTCAGTCCGGCTACCCCGACGGCTTCCTCGACCGCTTCGAAGGCACCCCCATGCGGGCCCGGCTGCCCGGGGTCGAGGCGCTCAGCACCGGCTCGCCGATCTTCTTCGAGTCGGTCGACGAGCTGGCCGCCGCCTACCCCGGGATCGCGCTGGACGAGCGGTCCGCCTGGGCCTTCCTGCCGCTGATCGCCTCCGGCCGCCCGGTCGGCAGCTGCATCCTCGGCTTCGAGGAGTCCCGACCGTTCACTCCCGAGGAACGCGGTGTGCTGACCGCGCTCGGCGGCCTGATCGCCCAGGCCCTGGAGCGGGCCCGCCTGTACGACACCGAGTTCGCGCTCGCCCGCGGCCTCCAGCACGCGCTGCTGCCCAACCGGCTCCCCGAGCCGCCCGGGCTGTCCATCGCCGCCCGCTACCTGCCCGGCACCAGCGGCATGGAGATCGGCGGCGACTGGTACGACGCGATCGTCACCGGGGACGGGGTGAGCCTGGTGATCGGCGACGTCGAGGGCCACAGCGTGGCCGCGGCCGCCACCATGGGCCAACTGCGCAGCGTCGTCCGTGCGTTCGCGACCATCCAGGCGGGCCCGGAGGAGGTGCTGGCGCGCACCAACCACCTGCTGGCCGAACTCGACCCCGGACTGCTGGCCAGCTGCCTGCTGATCCAGCTGGACCCGGCCGCCGGCCGCGCCCGCGCCGCCCGCGCCGGACACCTCCCGCCACTGCTGCGCCATCCCGACGGCCGCACCGAGGTGCTGGAGCTGCCCGGCGGCCCGCTGCTCGGGGTCGACCCCGCCGCCGAGTTCCCCTGCAGTACCCTCACCCTGCCGGCCGGTTCGGTCCTCGCCCTCTACACCGACGGCCTGGTCGAAGAGCCCGGCGCCGGCATCGACCAGGGCATCGACCGCCTCCGCAGCGCCCTCGCCCACGCCGACCCCGCCTCGCTCGAATCCCTCGCCGACCGCCTGGTCACCCCCGCCCGCCGCTCCACCCACCGCGCCGACGACGTAGCCCTGCTACTCACCCGCCGCGAGAGGTAG